Proteins encoded together in one Plasmodium malariae genome assembly, contig: PmUG01_00_23, whole genome shotgun sequence window:
- the PmUG01_00044400 gene encoding fam-l protein: MEKNVMSFIFFKIAAFVLLNWTFHFNIYLSTLNEFLGDKYDRASKLDRRYYRFLAKYREMNSCISGLEQEIPNKQIKERKYISNNEMGTLRKKKLLCKNPSKYMGGHKRTMNYKYNIFETKKYSYFEKKIFKELDYENFLKNSKTISNKIYKKIMIRKYGLRIATPLILLLLLTMSLILDITCNMGLIKGWFEVLNLLPIGKWYMHLDNLLRNSPIKQFFQSMKELKDVLIYKGRTDKSNGYIYVSSFLGLFIYVIPFIILGITVISGIVYYHKKVKKYEKIKFTKR; encoded by the exons ATGGAAAAAAACGTTATgtcattcatattttttaaaattgctGCGTTTGTACTATTAAACTGGACATTCCATTTTAACATTTATcta aGCACGCTTAACGAATTTTTGGGTGATAAATATGACCGTGCTAGCAAATTAGATAGAAGATATTATCGATTTCTAGCAAAATATAGAGAAATGAATTCATGTATATCAGGATTAGAACAAGAGATACCAAATAAACAAATCaaggaaagaaaatatatatctaataatgaaATGGGTACcctaagaaaaaagaagctGCTATGTAAAAACCCATCAAAGTATATGGGAGGTCATAAACGAACtatgaattataaatataatatatttgaaacaaagaaatattcctactttgaaaaaaaaatatttaaagaacttgattatgaaaattttcttaaaaacagCAAGACGATTAGTAATaagatttacaaaaaaataatgatcaGAAAATATGGATTACGAATTGCTACACCTTTAATATTGCTCTTATTATTAACAATGTCCCTCATATTAGATATAACTTGTAACATGGGCCTTATAAAAGGATGGTTTGAGGTGCTGAATCTGCTTCCTATAGGTAAATGGTACATGCATTTAGATAATTTGTTGCGTAATTCCCCTATAAAACAGTTTTTTCAGTCTATGAAAGAACTTAAAgatgtattaatttataaaggACGTACAGATAAGAGTAATGGATATATTTATGTCAGTAGTTTTTTAggtctttttatatatgtcatACCTTTCATTATATTGGGTATCACGGTCATATCAGGGATTGTATATTACCATAAGAAAGTTAAAaagtatgaaaaaattaagttcacaaaaagataa
- the PmUG01_00044500 gene encoding fam-m protein yields the protein MEQKIELFYFIKFSMLFFLIWICHFYSDTSLFKISLDDSLKFDRKLDIRNYRLLAKYKQNKYSNIVGLNKVIANNGKGEKTALYNNENEFTKKKNQSNRYPLNRAQYYTEVMDYNNGIFDGKYFHFEKKWIRKKDHDAFLEKNRRISDIVLKNIKFRSYALCVFLFILFFLLGIGYPILQGLKVLSPAVTSIASLLEKISADVKTMLEPYISLILFCIPVILLVVIIVITIPKILRNNEKYKKIRYMTE from the exons atggaacaaaaaattgagttattttattttattaaattttctatGCTTTTCTTCTTAATTTGGATATGTCATTTTTATAGCGATACa agcCTGTTTAAGATATCTTTAGATGACAGTTTAAAATTTGATAGAAAATTAGATATAAGAAATTACAGATtattagcaaaatataagcaGAATAAGTATTCAAATATTGTAGGGTTAAATAAGGTTATAGCAAATAATGGAAAGGGGGAAAAAACAgctttatataataatgaaaatgagttcacaaaaaaaaaaaatcaatctAACAGATATCCATTAAATAGGGCGCAATACTACACAGAAGTTAtggattataataatggGATTTTTGatggaaaatattttcattttgaaaagAAATGGATCAGAAAAAAAGATCATGATGcttttcttgaaaaaaacaGAAGAATTAGTGATATAgttctaaaaaatataaaatttagaagTTACGCATTgtgtgtatttttatttattcttttttttttgttgggAATAGGATATCCTATATTACAAGGATTAAAAGTGTTGAGTCCTGCAGTGACTTCGATTGCAagtttattagaaaaaattagtGCTGATGTTAAAACAATGCTAGAAccatatatttctttaatattattttgcataCCTGTCATTTTATTAGTTGTCATCATTGTAATAACTATACCTAAGAtcttaagaaataatgaaaaatataagaaaattagATATATGACTGAGTGA
- the PmUG01_00044700 gene encoding PIR protein codes for MGPIDDVGVPLPSTLNYSILDKKKSYESDKICNQLAEDLSDYYDVFEFCENLTGIIKIFNNLSLSGQFQEDSCTIVKFWMYDRLFKLRNRKQSVNDDINKIILNLKENFNDKVKECNLFDFPYVKEDFDKMKSVYDYATNYNTIENYLYDNNYICNKNLKSYISKNYEIYINMKNNCSTGGIKNMIYCKVLEKIKGVHIKENPPLSCEVKHLDGSNNRKDQYMAQTEEEPSKNLEQKISVPFEDIIVAVIFPLLGIVFLFFTFYKFTPFKSWLKAHLLKKKINEDYEGEEYIDKYLNENYNKYGHHIHYDPL; via the exons ATGGGCCccata GATGATGTAGGAGTTCCTCTTCCTTCTACTCTTAATTATAGTATTTTAGATAAGAAAAAGTCATATGAATCTGATAAAATTTGTAATCAATTAGCTGAAGATTTAAGTGATTACTATGATGTTTTCGAATTTTGTGAGAATCTTACAGGAATCATCaaaatattcaataattTGTCACTCTCTGGTCAATTCCAAGAGGACTCCTGTACAATCGTGAAGTTTTGGATGTATGATcgtttatttaaattacgAAATAGAAAACAAAGCGTTAATGACGATATTAATAAGATTATTCTTAAtctaaaagaaaattttaatgataaagTTAAAGaatgtaatttatttgattttCCATATGTAAAGGAAGATTttgataaaatgaaaagtgtGTACGATTATGCtacaaattataatacaaTTGAGAATTACCTTTATGATAATAACTATATATgcaataaaaatttgaaaagttatattagtaaaaattatgaaatatatattaatatgaaaaataattgtagCACTGGtggtataaaaaatatgatatactGTAAAGttcttgaaaaaattaaaggagTACATATAAAGGAAAATCCCCCTTTATCGTGTGAAGTAAAACATTTAGATGGTTCCAATAACAGGAAAGATCAATATATGGCACAGACTGAAGAAGAACCGTCCAAAAACTTAGAACAAAAAATCTCTGTTCCATTTGAAGATATTATTGTGGCAGTTATTTTTCCACTTTTGGGAAttgttttcttattttttacattttataaa TTTACTCCATTTAAATCATGGCTAAAAGCtcatttattgaaaaaaaaaataaatgaggaTTATGAAGGTGAagaatatatagataaatatttgaatgaaaattataacaaatatgGACATCATATACATTATGATCCTTTGTGA
- the PmUG01_00044800 gene encoding Plasmodium exported protein, unknown function produces MEQTIKLPYYIRICLFILLSCIFHFHHDMSAFNKYLAGRKNIDETLNTITCRLLANYKQEKGPIIAWMKKDMPAVDEYSNMCASNNGKVEKGKNKRTNQCSLNNTVEYGHTKINKSSVYSRRNLHFEKRLLDKIYYKNKVRHFTNADFLFLKNDIKVNKSFICAITIYHLLVLIVGAVLLLYKYNDLEKISTLEWQGGLCLLSSICVFIVILIMIYIHRQILKYGKIRHIKSELHNTAYPSH; encoded by the exons ATGGAACAAACGATTAAGTTACCATATTATATTAGGATTTGTTTGTTTATCCTATTGAGttgtatatttcattttcatcatgATATG aGTGCcttcaataaatatttggctgggagaaaaaatattgatgaAACATTAAATACAATAACTTGTCGATTACTAGCAAACTATAAGCAAGAAAAGGGTCCAATTATTGCATGGATGAAAAAAGATATGCCAGCTGTCGATGAATACTCAAATATGTGTGCTTCAAATAATGGAAAAgtagaaaaaggaaaaaataaaagaacaaatcaatgttcattaaataatacagTAGAATATGGGCATACTAAGATAAATAAATCTTCGGTATACAGTAGAAgaaatttacattttgaGAAAAGGTTGTtagataaaatatactataaaaataaagttaggCATTTTACAAATGCtgattttttgtttttaaaaaatgatataaaagtaaacaaATCTTTTATCTGTGCTATAACTATCTACCATTTACTAGTTTTAATAGTAGGAGCTGTTTTATTactgtataaatataatgacttagaaaaaatttctaCATTAGAGTGGCAAGGTGGATTATGTTTATTATCGTCTATATGCGTGTTTATAGTTATTCTAATAATGATTTATATCCACagacaaattttaaaatatggcAAGATAAGACATATAAAGAGTGAATTGCATAATACGGCATATCCTTCTCACTAA
- the PmUG01_00044900 gene encoding PIR protein, which yields MEMDEEVYDEILKRLPSYKIYEEYGSKVIGESYGINCNIFNSVKKEYKNKCINLCNKVVRNLENLPEKVKSGNYKDYCRHYIYWIYKEIREMFKNDVNDSYITDIITKFIELQSTLTETYRIYNCSYKFVNKNLSEMNKKKEEKYLYEYFTNYDIIKSRDICTSVDINNYKKYLSSIHDLYKKKKSECCEKKISTCPDYFLNCGDEVDPNNLVSALESPNDNSCNGLEDFKETKTSKEKLESSDFDQDFLDQILFTNCPITNESKELPCRFVRASSFIRKNMISIESSGQQRNSDKSPSEGQNSEISIDSEVKKAHEKIRNIVGLSSEAINYPSLPKNASYMDIRWKLDKDGKLHCPAENPEKDTSGLCMYVEELVKQGILIKDEKSGIYRLKKGKTWATQPLNIDIRREKGKYSIQSYSGRLQVLKPDQIMVADARSSIGQEHYGNDKAYNILQNIFFRVGTAISLVMGLILVFFLYFRFTPFGSCVDKNRKRKKRHNTNFAELNTKRLSRRFIKRTYRNSGRRRFSVVNIE from the exons ATGGAAATGGATGAAGAagtttat gatgaaattttaaaaaggttaccctcatataaaatatatgaagaataTGGCTCTAAGGTCATCGGAGAATCATACGGAattaattgtaatatattcaattcagtaaaaaaagaatacaaaaataaatgtattaatcTTTGTAATAAAGTTGTAagaaatttagaaaatttacCAGAAAAAGTTAAATCAGGAAACTATAAGGACTACTGTAgacattatatatactggatatataaagaaataagaGAAATGTTTAAAAACGATGTGAATGATAGTTATATTACAGATATCATTACTAAATTTATTGAATTACAATCTACTCTTACTGAAACTTATCGGATATATAACTGTAGTTATAAATTTgtcaataaaaatttaagcgaaatgaataaaaaaaaggaagagaaATACTTGtatgaatattttacaaattacgatattattaaaagtagAGATATTTGTACTTCTGTTgacattaataattataaaaagtatcTTAGTTCTATTCATgacttatataaaaaaaaaaagagtgaATGTtgtgagaaaaaaatatcaacGTGTCCAGACTATTTTTTGAACTGTGGTGATGAAGTTGATCCAAATAATCTTGTTTCTGCTTTAGAATCCCCCAATGATAATAGTTGTAATGGACTAGAAGATTTTAAAGAAACTAAAACTTCcaaagaaaaattagaatCTAGCGATTTCGATCAAGATTTTTTGGATCAAATTCTTTTTACGAATTGTCCTATTACGAATGAAAGCAAAGAATTACCATGTCGCTTTGTCCGAGCATCTTCCTTTATTCGTAAAAACATGATTTCAATTGAAAGCAGTGGACAACAAAGGAATAGTGATAAATCTCCTTCAGAAGGTCAAAATTCAGAAATAAGCATAGATTCAGAGGTCAAAAAAGcacatgaaaaaattagGAATATAGTTGGTCTTAGTTCAGAAGCAATCAATTATCCATCTCTTCCAAAAAATGCCTCATATATGGATATTAGATGGAAATTAGACAAAGATGGAAAGTTACATTGTCCTGCTGAGAACCCAGAGAAAGATACATCAGGACTTTGCATGTACGTGGAAGAATTAGTTAAACAAGGTATTCTTATAAAAGATGAGAAATCTGGGATATACCGATTAAAGAAAGGTAAAACATGGGCAACACAGCCGTTAAATATAGATATTAGAAGAGAAAAGGGCAAGTACTCAATACAAAGTTATTCCGGACGTCTACAAGTTTTAAAGCCTGATCAAATAATGGTTGCTGATGCTAGAAGCTCAATTGGTCAAGAGCATTATGGAAATGATAaagcatataatatattacagaaCATTTTTTTCCGTGTTGGCACTGCGATTTCTTTGGTAATGGGattaattttagtttttttcctttattttagA TTCACTCCCTTTGGCTCTTGTGtagataaaaatagaaaaaggaaaaaaagacataATACTAATTTCGCTGAACTAAACACAAAAAGACTATCGAGGAGATTCATAAAACGTACTTATAGGAATTCTGGTAGAAGGAGATTTAGTGTAgtaaatatagaataa
- the PmUG01_00045000 gene encoding fam-l protein, which translates to MMEQKFIFVLIKISTFIILPWICHFCNDMSSLYINLDEICNLCRKPNTRNYRLLTIYEKDKDSCIVNFKEVLPNDEVKKKKYIYNNEKGTYEKHKSSHRSSLYIEEYSKNNEKNKPDIPKTKKYSNFEKQIFKELDYKDYLKNIKEIEDKEYKKVARKKRRIRTALFLLVIFVLILPILDFSLEKFIDGGLLGLLGLLYLNKNGDAQSTEGILSTLFEIEGWGNSDKIWAGTIFFYCVPFLIFVVIFILGMIYYYKKVIKYENMKFKKKINKD; encoded by the exons ATGATggaacaaaaatttatattcgtattaattaaaatttcaacgtttataattttacctTGGATATGTCACTTTTGCAATGACATG agctctttatatataaatttggaTGAAATATGCAATCTATGTAGAAAGCCAAATACAAGAAATTATCGattattaacaatatatgAAAAGGATAAAGATTCATgtattgtaaattttaaagaagtATTGCCAAATGATGaagtgaagaaaaaaaaatatatatataataatgaaaaaggaacATACGAAAAGCACAAATCATCACATAGaagttcattatatattgaggaatacagtaaaaataatgagaaaaataaaccTGATATAcctaaaacaaaaaaatattctaattttgaaaaacaaatatttaaagaacttGATTATAAAGATTACCTTAAAAATATCAAGGAAATAGAAGATAAGGAATATAAGAAAGTAGCACGTAAAAAACGTAGAATACGAActgctttatttttgttagtTATTTTTGTATTGATACTCCCCATATTAGATTTTTCattagaaaaatttatagatGGTGGATTGTTGGGTTTATTAGGGTTGTTATACTTGAATAAAAATGGTGATGCACAATCGACAGAGGGGATTTTGAGTACCTTGTTTGAAATAGAAGGATGGGGTAATTCAGATAAAATATGGGCAggaactatttttttttactgtgtaccttttcttatatttgttgtcatatttatattaggaATGATTTACTACTATAAgaaagttataaaatatgaaaatatgaagttcaaaaaaaaaataaataaagattag
- the PmUG01_00045100 gene encoding Plasmodium exported protein, unknown function → MKQNIEFACFIKIFMFIILIWTCHFYSNMSRFNKILDEKHSSDKKLYKRIDRLLGKCEKSIFANVGDLELNIPYYTKRKNEEIFTVDNEKFQKEKKEKLDRSLLYKKKLIKKLMKNKYTMLHRSYTHYEKKIMNGLNDKAFFKKMLLINDKDYKKLKRKNYGLRLCLLLLLFLLISVIPIVDLSIGNLLLQLFSLLENGSSSGISTPTPDSAGESGISWLSYFSQNPSVAYKARSILIYCVPILILSIILILGIFYFHKKYIKHKKLKFLEAFYEW, encoded by the exons atgaaacaaaatattgAGTTCGCAtgttttatcaaaatttttatgtttatcattttaatttGGACGTGTCATTTTTACAGTAACATG agcaggtttaacaaaattttggATGAAAAGCATAGCTCTgataaaaaactatataaaCGAATTGATCGATTATTAGGAAAATGTGAAAAGAGTATTTTTGCAAATGTTGGAGATTTAGAATTAAATATAccatattatacaaaaaggaagaatgaagaaatatttacagttgataatgaaaaatttcagaaagaaaaaaaagaaaaattagataGAAGcttattatataagaaaaaattaattaaaaaacttatgaaaaataaatataccatGTTGCATAGATCATATACccattatgaaaaaaaaattatgaatggACTTAATGATAaagctttttttaaaaaaatgttgttaattaatgataaggattacaaaaaattaaagcgTAAAAATTACGGATTGCGACTCtgtttacttttattattgttcttGTTGATATCTGTGATACCTATAGTAGATTTATCCATTGGAAATTTATTGTTGCAATTATTTAGTTTATTAGAAAATGGTTCATCATCTGGTATTTCGACGCCCACACCTGACAGTGCAGGTGAGTCGGGCATTTCATGGCTCTCTTATTTTTCTCAAAATCCTTCTGTAGCATACAAAGCCCGAAGTATTCTTATATACTGTGTACCTATTTTAATATTGAGTATTATACTTATACtaggaattttttattttcataaaaaatatataaaacataaaaaactTAAGTTCTTGGAAGCGTTTTATGAATGGTAa
- the PmUG01_00045200 gene encoding PIR protein: MSTVLPESFIESLQSKIYYRTKFESSFDYCNAFTGEHGFEEARSKLNNYDKIKNVADKLTRALCYVAFTDDGAECTEKCRNLYYWLGNELLLNNIEENLFSEVIGMLANVSNALYKRYKCKCTFFENVTKENFAKMKIVYDYCKDHDNIKSTLEDHNKCTKEFNDYIVKANNAYNEIYNCTEKYSQAYCMQLKTHVSSCFEKKLSPLTCKIEEVSPEDQVSIRYGTAFIDQEYVIKGSTFSSSQIPLFFVLPFVGIFFIGFLLYKFTPIVLWIHTKVLKKKSIRRNLDEMDILELTEYTNEQRKSNLGRKQLNVAYHAA; encoded by the exons ATGTCCACTGTACTGCCG GAAAGTTTTATAGAATCACTACAAtccaaaatttattatagaaCAAAATTTGAATCATCATTCGATTACTGCAACGCGTTTACGGGTGAGCATGGATTTGAGGAAGCAAGAtctaaattaaataattatgataaaattaaaaatgttgcAGATAAGCTTACGAGGGCTTTATGTTATGTAGCTTTTACTGATGATGGTGCTGAATGTACAGAAAAATGTCGTAACTTGTACTATTGGTTAggaaatgaattattattaaataacatagaagaaaatttattttcagaAGTTATTGGAATGCTTGCTAATGTTTCAAATGCTCTATACAAGCGCTATAAGTGCAAATGTAccttttttgaaaatgtTACTAAGGAgaattttgcaaaaatgaaGATTGTGTATGATTATTGTAAAGATCACGATAACATTAAGAGTACTCTTGAAGATCATAATAAGTGTACTAAAGAATTTAATGATTATATAGTTAAAGCTAATAATGcttataatgaaatatataattgtacagaaaaatattctCAAGCGTATTGTATGCAACTTAAAACACATGTTTCTAGttgttttgaaaaaaagttATCTCCTTTGACATGTAAAATAGAGGAAGTGTCCCCAGAAGACCAAGTTTCAATCCGCTATGGTACTGCTTTTATTGATCAAGAATATGTAATTAAAGGATCTACCTTTAGTTCATCTCAAATTCCTCTGTTCTTTGTTCTACCCTTTGTCGGTATTTTCTTCATTGGCTTCCTACTATATAaa TTTACTCCAATTGTATTATGGATACATACTAAagtattaaagaaaaaatcaaTTAGACGTAATTTGGATGAAATGGATATACTGGAATTAACAGAATACACTAATGAACAAAGAAAATCAAATTTAGGTAGAAAACAACTAAATGTAGCATATCATGCCGCATGA